The following is a genomic window from Paenibacillus thiaminolyticus.
AGCGGCTATCCCGATTGCCGGGACGTATTCGTCAAATCGTTGAATGTGACGCTCAATCTGGCGATGGACTACGGCTTCGTCCTTCATACGCCGCTCATGTGGCTGAACAAGGCCGAGACCTGGCGTCTGGCGGACGAACTAGGGGCGTTCGACTTCGTGCGCACGGAGACGGTAACCTGCTATAACGGGCTGCCGGGCGACGGATGCGGCGAATGCCCGTCCTGCAAGCTGCGGCGCGCCGGAATGGAGAGCTATCTCGCGGAGAGAGCGCAGAAGTCGGGGGCCGGGGCATGAACAGACCGGGCCCGTTCCGCATCGTAGAGAAGCTGCAGCAATACGGTACCGATATATCCCGCGAGTCACTGCGATACCACATGCGCCGCGTACTCGTCAGCAAGGAGTTCACTTTCGACGCGGCGCATCATCTGCACGCCTACGAAGGCAAATGCAAGAATCTTCATGGCCATACGTATAAGGTCGTGTTCGGCCTGAGCGGCTATACGAACGACATTGGCATCGCCCTTGATTTCGGAGATATCAAGGAGATTTGGAAGGAGCGGATCGAGCCGTATCTCGATCACCGTTATTTGAACGAGACGCTTCCCCCGATGAACACGACGGCGGAGAACATGGTCGTCTGGCTGTATGAGCAGATGAGTGCCGCGCTGGCGGAAGAGGAGCCGTACCGCACCCGCTGCGAAGGCGGGCGGGTGGAGTTCGTCCGCCTTTACGAGACGCCGACCAGCTACGCCGAGGCCAGACGGGAGTGGATGGAGCCATGACGATACCCGTACTGGAACTATTCGGGCCGACCGTACAGGGGGAAGGCCTGCTTGTCGGCCGGAAGACGATGTTCGTGCGCACGGCAGGCTGCGATTACCGCTGCTCCTGGTGCGATTCCGCCTTCACATGGGACGGCTCGGCGAAGGAGGAGATTCGCAGCCTCACGGCGGAAGATATTCTGCGGCAGCTGAACGCGCTTGCCGCCGGCCGCTTCGATCATGTCACGATCTCGGGCGGCAATCCCGCTCTGCTCCCCGGCATCGGCGACCTTGTGCGTCTGCTCGGAGAGCACTGCATTTGCACCGCGGTGGAGACGCAAGGCTCGCGGTGGCAGGACTGGCTGCTGGACACCGATGACGTCACGCTGTCGCCGAAGCCGCCCAGCTCCGGCATGAACACCGATGAAGCGCGGCTTGATCAGATCGTGAGCCGGCTGTGGGATCGCCCGGATCGGAAGGGGCTGTGCCTCAAGATCGTCGTCTTCGACGAACGGGATCTCGCGTATGCCATCCGTATGCATGAACGTTACCCGGACATTCCGTTCGTCCTGCAGACGGGGAATGACGATGTGCGGAGCGCGGATGATAACGAGTTGATCCGGAAGCTGCTCGGCCGGTATGAATGGCTGATTGAGCAGGTCGCCGCCGATCCGCGCTTGAACCAGGTGCGGGTGCTGCCGCAGCTGCACACGCTCGTATGGGGCAACAAGCGCGGCGTATGACGGCCGGGCAAGCCTGTCTATGGTGGAACAAGTGCGGCGTATGACGGCCGGGCAAGCCTGTCTATGGTGGAACAAGTGCGGCGTATGACGAGTGGGCAAGCATGTCGTTAGGCTGAGCACGAGAGTCACACGGCCCCGGTGCGGCCGGAACGCTTATGATTTCGACACAAATAACCGATATAGAAGGGGAGGCAATCGCATGGCAGGCAGGAACGAAGCCGAATTGCAGCTGAAGCATCTTGGAGGGAAGACGGAATACGCAACAGACTACGCGCCTGATGTGCTGGAGGCATTCGACAATAAGCATCCGAACCGTGATTATTTCGTCAAATTCAACTGTCCGGAGTTCACCAGTCTCTGTCCGATGACGGGGCAGCCGGACTTCGCGACGATGTATATCAGCTACATTCCGGACCGGAAGTGCGTCGAGAGCAAGTCGCTGAAGCTCTATATGTTCAGCTTCCGCAATCATGGCGACTTCCACGAGGATTGCGTCAATATCATTATGAATGATCTGATCGAGCTGCTCGATCCGAAATATATCGAAGTATGGGGCAAGTTCACGCCGCGCGGCGGCATTTCTATCGATCCGTACTGCAATTATGGCCGTCCCGGTACGAAGTACGAGGAGATGGCGGCTTATCGTCTGATGAATCATGATTTGTATCCGGAAACGGTCGACAACCGATAATTTAGATAAGCGTGAATCCACGCATCACTAGGAGAGAAATATTGGAAGAGTGGCTGCGTTGAAGTTCTATTCTGGCATTCCCTTCATAAGCTAGTGTTGAGAAGGAGGTACATGCCATGATGGAATTGAACAAGCCAACGGCCAAGCGCCAGGAGATTAAGATGGTCAACCGCAAGCTGCTCGAGATTAGCGGGGTAAGCAAAGTGGAGAGCTTCGACAGCGAGGAGTTCCTGCTTGATACCGAATGTGGATTTCTGACCATACGCGGCCACAATCTGCATATCAAAAACTTGAGCCTTGAACAAGGACAAGTCGCCATTGAAGGCACGGTCAACTCCCTGACCTATCTGGATGCGAGTTCACACGATAAATCCAAAGGCTTCTTCGGGAAGTTATTCAAGTGAGTCTGTACGTACAATGGACGACCGTGCTGCTCATGATGCTGAGCGGATTAACGCTAGGCATCGTATTTGACGGCTACCGCGTCGTAGCGGGACAATTCCGTTTCCCTCGGTGGACGGTTCCGCTGCTGGATTTGATGTATTGGCTGGCTGCGACGCTGTTCGTGTTTCAGATGCTCGTGAAGGGCAATCAGGGAGAGCTTCGATTTTACGTCTTTCTTGGCCTGGCCGCCGGGGCATGGTTGTATGTTATCCTTCTCAGCAAGGTCACGGTCGTGATCGTGACGTGGCTCGTGCGAGCCGTATTGGCAATCTACCGATTCATCCGGCGATGCCTGTATGTTCTGCTCGTGCTGCCGCTCAAGGGCTTATGGATCTTTACAAAAGGTCTAGGTTCATTTTTGCTGTCGGCGGCTATTTTCATCGGAAAAATTGTGCTACAATGTGTTAAGCCGCTATGGTGGCTGGTCCGATGGATGTTCCGCCCGCTCATTCTTCCAATCTGGGAGAGGCTGGGTATGACGGAACGGCTCCAGCGGATCAAAGAGAAGGTATTTTCTGGTATACGTCGAATGAATCAATGGGTGGCATCGGGAAGAGCGAAGGTGGCTCGTCTGCTGCGCCTGTTTCATCATAGGAAGTAACAGGTGATTTCTTTAACTGACTTTATCGAAAATGGGGGTGTGCGTATGTCTGCGTCCCGGACACCGGACCGTACTCGTGAGAACAAAATGGCAGGAGCCAAGCGAAGATTGCGATTGTGGATGGGGTTTATGGTGGTGTTTGCGGGGTGGGGCTTGTATACGTACATTGACCAGGCTGCTACTATTGAGGGGCTCAAAGCCGATTATCAGGTGCAGGAGAAGAAGAAGAATGCTGCCAAAGAGACGCGGAACGAGGTTCAACAGGAAGTCGATCGCCTGAATACGACTGAATATATTCTTCAGATTGCGAGAAGCAAAGGGATGCTGCTTCCGGACGAAGTCCTTATCCGCAAGCATGAGGAATAGGCGCCATTTTGGGACAACCGTCGGTTGACCACTTGGTGCGGTTACAGTATAATCACGACATAAGCATTGCTTTCGATAACGAAGCGGTGTGCCGTTTAACATTTTAAGGGAGGAACATTTTATTCTATGACAATCGAAGTGGGCACCAAGTTACAAGGCAAGGTGACAGGCATTACGCATTTTGGGGCGTTCGTTGATCTGTCGGGAGGTGTCACGGGACTGGTTCACATCTCTGAAATTGCCGATAACTATGTCAAGGACGTGAATGACCATTTGAAGATTGACGATATCGTCACGGTCAAAGTAATTAACGTCGACAAGGACGGCAAGATTGGCTTGTCTATCAAGCAGACAGTGGATAAGCCAGCATCGGAGCAGAGACCGCCAAGAGGACCTCGTCAAGACCGTCCGAACCGAGACGGGGGAGGAAGAGGCGGCTTTGGTAACCGCGACCGGGGTGGGCGCAAGCCTAATTTCGCTTCTTTTGAGGATAAAATGTCGCGCTTCCTTAAAGACAGTGAAGAGCGCATCTCGTCTTTGAAAAAGAACACGGAATCCAAGCGCGGAGGCCGTGGCGCACGCCGCATGTAATAGATGAACAAGGAACGAAGCCGCAGACCGGGCACCCGGTGTTGCGGCTTTTTTGCTGTGATCGTGGCCGTATTCGTGGCAGTGATCGTGGCCGTGTTCGTGACGTGGCCGATGCCGGTGCTGGAATCGGTGCCGTGGCCAGTGCTGGAGTCGGTGCTGGTGTCGGTGTCGGTACTGGAGCTGTAGTCGGTGCCGTGGCCGGTGCTGGAGATGGTGTCGGTACCGTGGCCGGTGCTGGTACGGGGACCGGGACGTTTTTGATCGGGCCAAGCCTGCAAATCTGCAGCATTTTTCCTCGTTTCATGGCCTGTGAGCTAGAATTGCTGCAAAATTACATCTTTTTGCCCCTCTGGCCGGGATTGAGGCTGAAACGGCAGGAAATTGATGCCTTATTGCAGGATTCCACCTTTCCACAACTGCCTCTGATCGAATTCCTGCAAATCTGCAGCAATCAGGAGAGGACGAACAGGAAACGGCTTCTTTCCAGACCAGTCATCCAGTCCGCAAGGCTCTTTCGCTGGCTAACACCTGCTGCATCCTTCGCCACCTGTTCCAGCATTCCTGGCAACTGGCCCAGGCCTGTACCGGTGCAGAGAAGGAATGATAACGCCTCTGGCCCCCCAACTCCCGCAAGGCATCTTCCACCTGACCGATTACCACCCAAGTGCCCACAATGGGATCTTCCACCCGACCGATTACCACCCAAGCTCTCACAATGACATCTTCCACCCGACTGATTACCACCCAAGTGCCCACAATGGGATCTTCCACCCGACCGATTACCACCCAAGCTCACACAATGACATCTTCCACCTGACCGATTACCACCCAATCGGCCACAATGGGATCTTCCACCCACCTGAGCTCCACGCAAGTCTCTCACACTGGGATCT
Proteins encoded in this region:
- a CDS encoding FtsB family cell division protein, with the translated sequence MSASRTPDRTRENKMAGAKRRLRLWMGFMVVFAGWGLYTYIDQAATIEGLKADYQVQEKKKNAAKETRNEVQQEVDRLNTTEYILQIARSKGMLLPDEVLIRKHEE
- a CDS encoding S1 domain-containing RNA-binding protein, whose translation is MTIEVGTKLQGKVTGITHFGAFVDLSGGVTGLVHISEIADNYVKDVNDHLKIDDIVTVKVINVDKDGKIGLSIKQTVDKPASEQRPPRGPRQDRPNRDGGGRGGFGNRDRGGRKPNFASFEDKMSRFLKDSEERISSLKKNTESKRGGRGARRM
- the yabP gene encoding sporulation protein YabP — translated: MMELNKPTAKRQEIKMVNRKLLEISGVSKVESFDSEEFLLDTECGFLTIRGHNLHIKNLSLEQGQVAIEGTVNSLTYLDASSHDKSKGFFGKLFK
- the queF gene encoding preQ(1) synthase, whose amino-acid sequence is MAGRNEAELQLKHLGGKTEYATDYAPDVLEAFDNKHPNRDYFVKFNCPEFTSLCPMTGQPDFATMYISYIPDRKCVESKSLKLYMFSFRNHGDFHEDCVNIIMNDLIELLDPKYIEVWGKFTPRGGISIDPYCNYGRPGTKYEEMAAYRLMNHDLYPETVDNR
- the yabQ gene encoding spore cortex biosynthesis protein YabQ codes for the protein MSLYVQWTTVLLMMLSGLTLGIVFDGYRVVAGQFRFPRWTVPLLDLMYWLAATLFVFQMLVKGNQGELRFYVFLGLAAGAWLYVILLSKVTVVIVTWLVRAVLAIYRFIRRCLYVLLVLPLKGLWIFTKGLGSFLLSAAIFIGKIVLQCVKPLWWLVRWMFRPLILPIWERLGMTERLQRIKEKVFSGIRRMNQWVASGRAKVARLLRLFHHRK
- the queD gene encoding 6-carboxytetrahydropterin synthase QueD, with product MNRPGPFRIVEKLQQYGTDISRESLRYHMRRVLVSKEFTFDAAHHLHAYEGKCKNLHGHTYKVVFGLSGYTNDIGIALDFGDIKEIWKERIEPYLDHRYLNETLPPMNTTAENMVVWLYEQMSAALAEEEPYRTRCEGGRVEFVRLYETPTSYAEARREWMEP
- the queE gene encoding 7-carboxy-7-deazaguanine synthase QueE: MTIPVLELFGPTVQGEGLLVGRKTMFVRTAGCDYRCSWCDSAFTWDGSAKEEIRSLTAEDILRQLNALAAGRFDHVTISGGNPALLPGIGDLVRLLGEHCICTAVETQGSRWQDWLLDTDDVTLSPKPPSSGMNTDEARLDQIVSRLWDRPDRKGLCLKIVVFDERDLAYAIRMHERYPDIPFVLQTGNDDVRSADDNELIRKLLGRYEWLIEQVAADPRLNQVRVLPQLHTLVWGNKRGV